In Metopolophium dirhodum isolate CAU chromosome 7, ASM1992520v1, whole genome shotgun sequence, one genomic interval encodes:
- the LOC132949390 gene encoding uncharacterized protein LOC132949390 — MVRVITAYNFEGQKVDTCADPVAFTSAPPNRLLIALAHHAIEVRDLSDEAKPTYAIPTVDQVMQLSYCASGNYIATLETKQKRSGDDALYLRVYCNWEQCSKGTPPLRARIAGRVTPTGSQIGDNALDMIEIPVKFTTINSFACCQETGNIVIASKCILSIFRMVIKTHDISRLRFLDFDTWPMIMNLKFNVCDLQIEQDIVAVFGERKVEVFQILKDTKKISDWSSTTNSTKTNSTQENIEQSGIAHGPIDLNQLMKSKTDTYLRQHVNPKCFPIMVMTPGFDDTALVEQEENAPFNIATLPITINETEAIDPWSEPINWTVKILLQLELNMSRCHVTNECIKSVLLHLVYKRHQTSKVLEWNFPRFRTETYNHLMCVNCLISLKEEAFVFHSLVRHEKNEVEMTPAQCITVYNFMSPVVNIFMDRSVLHVLTTASLETYTIRLFPSSSPSPSHILSERVTLIGHKPFLGIVDMVLLENKLIIFTSANPNQDNKVNNSWTLYMLMLPSPSSICKVLTFKARISRFKTPNKYIHLMKEALNISDIVENYTYCGCGTARLGNNDFKKFCCLVADHYFLFKKDGWEWSYKLYEIANLLPMDVFIRMKQVEDMYKRVKRPVNTIPALKFYISSWIHDHTDQIDFKTFIYGIKIADRSCDLLYIAELVLSEKSVRKLPLDNAIKHIKKNLEASYEWKGALTFTLLFLYSLSNIETKDVSDIYNEADEVSNKSFVQFCKTYSNLLIEQDSSFSEFSLVLMQETPTLIAHGFAEIISSGQPIKLRKVIQAFQKYIGSHMYSTNVTEVFKRFLELHFSRSYGHDKTPDLNKKYVCDAMKILFRQYLTDLTKPISENGTQTNARDWKNIYNSQIPGYIQMLPCYNNNNENLIKLQSLFYTNWLTKDFKEDIKQVLPLLSKPSLSLEIMASENTMKTIEIIIEKCPQAVLKYSIDCLKSTSEWKHITSLLEKKSKSDVDNQSKYHEVLHDMLEYLSHNMCVEDFCSVLPEESSTNIGHDEYQTYVITCQKINQANQIKSMVMATGQQLLASLNFK; from the exons ATGGTTCGTGTTATAACGGCCTATAACTTCGAAGGCCAAAAAGTAGATACCTGTGCCGACCCAGTCGCTTTCACGTCAGCTCCTCCGAATAG GTTGTTGATTGCATTGGCTCATCATGCTATTGAGGTTCGAGATTTATCTGATGAGGCTAAGCCTACCTATGCAATCCCTACTGTTGATCAAGTAATGCAGTTATCTTATTGCGCATCTGGAAATTATATCGCCACTCTAGAAACGAAGCAAAAGAGGTCCGGAGATGATGCACTGTATCTGAGAGTTTATTGCAACTGGGAGCAATGCAGTAAAGGAACTCCACCATTAAGAGCCAGGATAGCTGGACGTGTGACACCTACTGGGTCACAAATTGGCGACAATGCATTGGATATGATTGAGATCCCTGTCAagtttacaacaataaattcatTTGCCTGTTGTCAA GAAACAGGAAACATTGTGATTGCATCTAAATGTATACTTAGTATTTTTAGAATGGTAATAAAAACACATGACATATCTCGACTACGGTTCTTAGATTTTGATACATGGCCAATGATAATGAACCTCAAGTTTAATGTCTGTGATTTACAAATTGAACAAGACATTGTAGCTGTTTTTGGAGAAAGAAAAGTTGAAGTATTTCAGATTCTTAAAG atactaaaaaaatatctgattGGAGTTCTACGACTAATTCTACAAAAACCAACTCTACTCAAGAAAACATTGAGCAATCTGGAATTGCTCATGGGCCTAttgatttaaatcaattaatgaaatcaaaaaCTGATACTTACCTCAGGCAACATGTTAACCCAAAATGTTTCCCAATTATGGTGATGACTCCTGGTTTTGATGATACCGCATTGGTTGAACAAGAAGAAAATGCTCCATTTAATATTGCTACTCTACCTATCACTATAAATGAAACAGAAGCAATTgat cctTGGAGTGAACCTATCAACTGGACAGTTAAAATACTGTTgcaacttgaattaaatatgagCAGATGTCATGTTACAAATGAATGTATAAAATCTGTGCTGTTACACTTGGTTTATAAGCGACATCAAACATCTAAAGTGTTAG aatggAATTTTCCTCGTTTCCGCACTGAAACATACAATCACTTAATGTGTGTTAACTGCTTAATAAGTTTAAAAGAAGAAGCATTTGTTTTTCATTCTCTTGTTAGACACGAAAAAAATGAAGTAGAG atGACTCCCGCACAATGCATTACTGTTTATAATTTCATGTCACCagttgttaacatttttatggaTCGTTCTGTACTGCATGTATTGACTACTGCTAGCTTAGAAACGTACACAATTAGATTATTTCCTTCTTCAAGTCCTTCTCCG tcacaTATTTTATCTGAACGTGTGACACTAATTGGTCATAAACCATTTTTGGGTATTGTCGACATGGtacttttagaaaacaaattgaTTATTTTCACTTCTGCTAATCCAAATCaagataataa GGTAAACAATAGTTGGACACTTTACATGTTAATGCTGCCTTCTCCTAGTAGTATATGTAAAGTTCTTACATTCAAAGCAAGGATTTCTAGATTCAAAACCCCAAATAAGTATATTCATTTGATGAAAGAAGCTTTGAATATATCAGATATTGtagaaaattatacatattgtggTTGTGGTACTGCTCGTTTAGGAAACAATGATTTCAAAAAGTTTTGTTGCCTTGTAGCTGACCATTACTTTTT atttaaaaaagatGGATGGGAATGGTCTTACAAACTTTATGAAATAGCCAATTTGCTGCCAATGGATGTATTTATAAGAATGAAACAAGTTGAAGATATGTACAAACGG GTGAAACGCCCAGTGAATACTATTCCTGcattgaaattttatatttcttcatGGATACATGATCATACTGaccaaattgattttaaaacatttatatatggAATTAAAATAGCTGATAGAAGTtgtgatttattatatattgctgAGCTTGTATTATCGGAAAAGTCTGTAAGAAAACTACCACTCGATAATGCtattaaacacattaaaaaaaatttagaagccag ttATGAATGGAAAGGAGCTTTAACATTTACATTACTATTCCTCTACTCATTGTCCAATATTGAAACCAAAGATGTCTCAGATATATATAATGAAGCTGATGAAGTTTCAAATAAATCATTTGTGCAATTTTGCAAAACATACTCAAATTTATTGATAGAACAA GATTCTTCATTTTCTGAATTCTCGCTAGTCTTGATGCAAGAAACTCCAACTTTAATTGCTCATGGTTTCGCAGAAATAATTTCATCTGGTCAACCTATTAAACTACGAAAAGTCATTCAAGCATTTCAAAAATACATTGGATCTCATATGTATTCTACAAATGTTACAGAAGTCTTCAAACGATTTCTCGAATTACATTTTTCTCGTTCTTATGGACATGACAAAACACCAGATCTCAACAAGAAATATGTCTGTGATGCCAtgaag attctatTTAGGCAATACTTGACAGATCTCACAAAACCAATTTCAGAAAATGGTACACAAACTAATGCCAGAGActggaaaaatatttacaattcacAAATACCAGGTTACATACAAATGCTACCAtgctataataacaacaatgaaAATCTAATAAAACTTCAGAGTCTGTTTTACACTAACTGGCTAACTAAAGATTTCAAAGAAGACATAAAACAAGTTCTTCCATTATTGAGCAAACCATCATTAAGTCTGGAGATCATGGCCTCTGAAAATACTATGAaaacaattgaaataattatagagAAGTGTCCTCAAGCGGTTCTAAAATACTCTATT GATTGTTTAAAGTCAACATCCGAATGGAAACATATAACaagtttattagaaaaaaaatcaaaatcggatGTAGATAATCAATCTAAATATCATGAAGTTTTACATG atatgtTGGAATATTTGTCACATAATATGTGTGTTGAGGACTTTTGTAGTGTACTACCAGAAGAAAGTTCAACAAATATAGGGCATGATGAGTATCAAACATATGTAATTACTTGCCAAAAAATCAaccaagcaaatcaaattaaatcaaTGGTCATGGCTACTGGTCAACAACTTTTAGCTtcacttaattttaaataa